The following is a genomic window from Amycolatopsis sp. BJA-103.
TGCCTAGCAGACATTGCAGCATGCATTGTCGGCGGCCAAATGATCGATCGCGCCAAGGACGCCTTGGATCGCGCATACCAGTCGGGAAGTGCCGAGAACTCGCGCCTAGTCGACGCCCTAGACGTCTACGGCGCAGAACGATTGAAGGACGAACTTAAGTACTGCATCGACGAACTCTTGGCGGTATGTGACGCAGGCGGCTCACGGAAGCTGCGTAGCATAATTTTCGCGAAAGCCAGCACCAACGCATTCCCGGCGGTATTTACAGTGCTCATGGTTGCCCTGCACGAAGCCCTTATTGGCGAACAAAAGAAAATTGCCGACTACAAAGGCGTTAAATCTGCGATAACAGGACTGTACAGCAGAATCGACACCAGTCGGCGAGCAACATCACCCGAGGAGCGCCGCAAGAATCTAAATACTATCAAGGGATTAATAAACTCCAGCCTTGTTCCAGGTAGCCCGCAGGACTATCGAGGAAATCATTCCAGCACTGACATTGACGTTGTCATCAGAAGGTCTGAGATCGAGCTTCCGAGCTACGAACTCAAACAAGGCATCCTAAGGCTTGACACAAATAGAGAACTCGACAGAAGCGTATTTGAAAAGGTTATCGAAACTATTTGCGCCATCGCCAACAACGGACCCAACCGATCTGGTTCTATAGTAATAGGCGTCACCGACAAGGAGGCAGACGCCACTCGCGCCAAACTGCTGGATAAGATCGAGCCTAGGCGCGTTGGCCGCCGATACGTCGTAGGCGTCAGACGTGAAGCAGCTGCCCTTAACGAGACGGTCGAAACCTACCTGGCACGCTGGAAGAATTCCATAAGAAACTCGAAACTAAGCCAACCATTGCGCGACTCTATTCTTTCATCAATCGACTACAACGACTATTACGGCCTCGGAATAATTGTTATCACCGTTCCCCCGCAAGCGGAACTTTCTTACGTTAACGAGGAAGTCTTCTGGCGCGAAGTTGACGAGACAAAGAAGGCGATCGAACCAAGGACCGTAGCACAGCTGGCAAGGAGGTTCTCCTGACAGATGAGTCGTATGAGAGCTGAAGGCCAGAGGCGACCCGCTACCGGGTTCACGTCCGGAAGGCCTTGTGAAGGGTGTCCGCCAGCAGGACCACCGGCACGGCGGCGAACGCCAGCACCCAGCCCAGTGGACCCTGGACGGCGCCGCCGAGCAACCCGGGCAGCGGCGGCAGCAGCCGGAACAGTGCCAGCATTCCAAGTTCGAACACGAGGGCGTACAACAGAAGCGGATTCCCCAGGACGCCGACCCGGCCGATCCAGCGCGACTCGCTGCGGCAGCGAAGGCGTTGGCGAGCTCGCCGAGCACGATCGCGGTGAACGCGGTCCCGGACGCCGCTGCCAGCAACCCGGCGTCCGACACGTCGCCGAACCACCATCCGCCGACGAGGAGCACGATCAGGAACGCCGCCATCGCCATCAGGGCCTCCGCGGACCCGAGAACGCCGAAGGCACGCCGGGCCTGTCTGCCGTCGATGAGGGAACCACCGCGCGCGGGCCCGGCCATCGTTCGCTTGTTCGGTGGCTCGGCACCGAGCGCCACGGCGCGCAGCAGATCGGTGCCGATGTCGAGAGGCAGCACCTGCAGCACCGTGATAGCGAGCGGGGTCTGCCCGCTGGCGAACGCCCACACCACGAACGGTGTCAGCTCGGCGACGTTGTCGGTCAGGCGATAGGTGAGGAACCGGCGGATGTTGACGAACGTCGCCCGCCCGAGCTCGACCGCTGGCGGCGCCAGCGGTCGAGCTCGACCACGCCGCCACTGCCGACGCCGATACTGAGCCCGATCTTCAGCGCGTTCAGCCGCGCGTTCACCAGCTCGGCGCCGTTAAGTCCGGCGGTGGCCGGCCACCACAGCACGGTCACCGCGCCCGCGGTGAGGGCCACGACCACGATGGCCGTCGTCCACATCGCAGCTGGCGTTAGCTTCCGCAGCCGCCTACCTGGGAGGGCTACCGAGGTGCTGCTGGGCGCGGGACGTGCGTCGTCGGTCATGCCCATCAACGTCGCGGAAGCCGCCAGGGATGTTGCAGAGCCCGGCACGCCTGACCGCTCACCTGATGGGGAAGCAACAGGCGTGCAGTTCACCCGGTATAGCTAGCTGGGCGCAGGCTTCGGCACAGCGGAGCGAACGGAGACGAAACGGAGCCCAATCGCGGCCAACGCCGAGGTGAACATGCCGAATAAAATATCAACATCCTCGCAGGTCGGTGGGGATGTTGATGTTGTGGGCCGCATGGGGCCAGCTGGACGAACTGTTCGTCCGCAGCCCGGACGCGCCTCGTCATGTCATCGAGACTGGCTTGGACCTAGCCCGCAGAGTTCAGGGCCGTCTCCACGGGGTGTTTCCCCAGCGTGGACGGTGACTGGCTGGGTTGTAGTTAGGGTTTCGGCCTGACCGTTGACCGGAGACAAGCTGGCACGAACCGCCTCCGATGGAGGAGTGACTGATTGGCTGTCGCCGTCTGATGGGCTCGACTGCGGCGGCGAAGCACGGTGGAAGGTGATGTTGGGCAGACCGAGCTGGCCCGCGACCGCGAGGACGTCGGCAGTTCCTGGCCGTCTCGGCGACCGCCCTCAGCATGTCCTCGCGGCGAGCAGATCAAGGCGTCGGGTTACGGCTTCTCTGGTGGCGGTCGAGGAACAAGGCGATCTGCTCGCGGCGAGCCCGGAGACGCTGCGCCAGCATCGGGGCAGGCCGGGGCGGGCAGTGAGTTCGTCGGTGACCTTGTCGTGCTCGCGGCGCAGCGCGTCGAGGTTGTCGACGGTGTAGGCGAAGTTGGCACCCTCCAGCGGCCGGCAGTTGCCCAGACTCCGAGCGGGCGGTGCCGTGGGTGTCGCGGTCCAGCTGGCACAGCTAACTTGGTCTGATGTCACACGCGGACTCGGCCCGGCGTGCCGTCGACCTGTACCGCCGCTACCTTGCGACGAACGAGCTGGCCGCTTTGCGCGAGTCGGTGGAACTGCTGCGTCGGGCCGTTAGGGCTCCGGAACCCAAGCTCTCCTGGGTGGCGAACCTCGGTGCTGGCCTGATTCTGCTGTTCGAACGCGTGGACGATCTCGACTTGCTGTTCGAGGGGGTAGCGGCATGCCGGCAGGTGGTCGCGCTGGCGCCCGGTGATCCCACCTATCTGTCCAACCTGGCCGCCGCACTGGAGATGATGTACTGGCACACCTCCGACAGCGAGGTGCTGGACGACGCAGTACGCGTCGCGCGAGAGGCCGTGGCGGCGACACCGGACCACGACCGTTCACGGATGATGCGGCTGTCGAATCTATCGAACTCCCTGCGCACGCAGTACGTTCGCACCGGTGACGAAGCGACGATCCGGGAAGCGGTCGACGTTGGCGAGCGCGCTGTGTCCATGTTGGACGGTCCTGGAGACGATGCGAGCAGACTCCTGTCCAACCTGGCCAACGCGACATGGGATCTCGCCACGCACAACAGCGACGTGGAGATGCTGGCCGCTGCTGTGTCCACGTTCCAGAAGGCGCTCGACGCCACGCCCGAATCCCACCCCAACCGGCCCGACGTCATGTCGAATCTGGCCCTCCGCCGCGCCGCTGCCGCGGTCGACCTCGCCGGCGTCGAGGCCGGGGTGGCCCTCGCGCGACAGGCTCTCGAATGGACCGATGAGCAGACCCCTGACCGGGCGCACAATGAAGCCTGCCTGGCGTCGACCTTGCGTTCCCACTTCAACTTCACCGGTGAGGTGAGTTCGCTCGCCGAGGCGGCCGGACTGGCGCGGTCCGCGATGCTTCGCACCCGGAACGACCACAAGAACCTGGCCAACAGGCTTGTCGAGTACGGCACCGCGCTGCGCGTCCTGCATGAACGCACCCACGAACTCGCGCTCGCCGAGCAGGCGGTCGAAGCGATCGACATGGCTCTGACGATCACGTCGGTCGAGGAGCCGGCGCATGTCGACCACTTGGTCAACACCGCCAACGCGGTGTTGGCGCTGTATGAGCGCACGGACGACGTCGAGCACGCGCGCCGGGCCGTAGAGCTGTGCCGGCAGGCTGTCGGCGAACTGGATGCCGATCATCCGAAGCTGAGGTGGGTGCTCACCCATGCGATCGCGCCCATGGTCGCGCTCGCTTCGGAGACGAACGACGAGGCGTTGTTCGCCGAGGCGGTGGCCGTCGGTCGTCGTGTCGCCGCGGTGCCCGATGACGACCCCGAGGCGAGTTCGGCGAGTTCGAACGCGGCGCACGCGTTGCGACGGCGCTACGCCCACACTGATGATCAGGACGACGCGCGCGAGGCCGCCATGTACGCCCGTCGTGCGGCGAACCTGATCCCGCCTGGATCGCCGCACCGGCCGTCTGCCCTGATCAACCTCGGGGCTGCGCAGTTGGACGCGGACCTGCTCGATGACGCCCGGGCGACTTTCACCGAGGCGACCACCGCGCCGGCGGCGACGCTGCTCAACCGGATCCACGCCTGGTGGCGCCTCGGGCGCATCGAGTCGAAAGCGGACCGCCCGAACGCGGCCGTCGCCGCGTTCGAGGAGGCGATCGCCCTGCTTCCGCAGCTGAGCCGACGACGCCTTGCCCGTGGTGACCACGAGTTCAGCGTCGGGCAGACCACCGGACTGGCGGCTGAGGCCGCAGCCGCCGCAGTGCGCGCCGATCGATTCGACCACGCGGTGAAACTGAGCGAGCAAGCCCGCGCCCTCCTTATCGCGGAAACCCTCGACGCAAGGTCCGACCTGCGAACTCTGCGGGAGCACCACCCCGACCTCCACCGCGAATACCAGCGCCTCCGCGATGCGCTCGACGCAGTCGATCATCCCGTCATCGGCGACCCTGTGGCCGGTGACTACGTGGCCGCGCCGCCGTCGGTCCGCCGCGAGGAACTCGTGACACGCTGGCGGGATCTCGTCGAGCACATCCGCTCGAACACAGAGCTGCGCACGTTCCTGCTGCCACCGGAGTCCCAGGTCGGCAAAGGCCCGGTGGTGATCACGTACGCGACACGTTCGGAAGGCGGCGCACTCGTGCTCCATCCGGGTCGGCCAGTGGACCACATACCGCTGAACATCACCGACATCGCCGCCGCAGAACAGTCCGATCGCTTCGAAGAGAGATGCCTCGCGGCGGCACGGGCGACGTCCTACGCCGACCGCAAAGCCGCGCTGGACGACATGCATGGCGTGCTGCGCTGGCTGTGGGACAACGTCACACAACCCGTGCTCGACCACCTAGGCCTCAGCCAGCCTAGTGACAAGCATTGGCCGCGCGTGTGGTGGTGCCCGATCTCGGCGATGAGTTCGCTGCCGCTGCACGCGGCGGGCTATCACGAGGATGGTCTGCGTCGGACGGTGATGGACCGGGTCGTCTCCTCGTACACGACAACGCTGAGGACGCACGCCCGCACGCCCTCCCCGTGGGCCGAAGACCGGGCGCTGATCGTGGCGATGCCCACGACACCTGGCAAGGAGCCGTTGCGATCGGCCACCGCCGAGGCCGACACGATCGTAAGGCTGATCCCGGGGGCAACCCACCTGATCGACAAGACCGCCACGCATAACGCGGTGGTCGACGCGATACCCCGGCATTCGATCGTCCACATCGCCAGCCACGCAGTCGGCGACCCGCGGGATCCCAGTGCGAGCCACTTGGTGCTGTACGACCACGCGACCGCGCCACTTACGGTCGCCGAGATCTCCGATCTCGATCTGCCGCACGCCGACCTCGCCTTCCTGTCGGCGTGCAACACCACCGACACCGCTCCACGGCTCATCGACGAGGCAGTGCACATCACGGGCTCGTTCCACCTGGCCGGCTACCGTCACGTCATCGGTACGCTAACCCCCGTGAACGCCACCGCAGGAAGGGTCGCCGCAGCGGTCTACGGCCAGCTGACCCAGGACGGCGCAACCGCACCCGCGACCGCCGACACCGCCCTCGCGCTGCACAACGCGGTCCGGTCGGTTCGCGAAGACCACGTGGACGCGCCACACACTTGGGCAGCCTGGATTCATGTCGGCATCTGACGAGGGAGGCTCGGTGTACGTCGCCGAAGTCGAGCTACTTCTCACCGAGGAGTTGCGGTCGTTCAGCGCTGCTGACATCCGCATCGGTCGCATCGGCGTACAGGCGATGCAGGTCGATCACATCAGCGTGGACGACGGCAACGATATCTACCTGATCAAGATCATGTACGACCTGCTCGCCGAGGACAGCACTCCACCGCTGCGCTCGGCTACGCTGGGAATCGCATTCCACACGCCGGACGTCCGGATCCGCGACGCCTGGCCACGACTGGTGACGATGCCGTGTCCACCCGAGCGGCTGGCCGTCACCGAGCGGCTGGAGTTCGTCCGGCACACCTCGGATGCTCACGGTCTGCTCGTCGATCACGTTCCAGTGCCCAAGCTCACTCCGGAAGTGCGGGTCTCCAGTCCGGGTGGCGTCGACATCCGTTGGCAGCACACCGCGACAGTGCGGCCAGGCGCCCACAACGGCTGGCTGATCGTCATGGCCCCCACCGGGTGCCACGAAATCGAGGTCCGCGTGACCGGGGATCACACACCGGAGCGCACACTCGGCATGCACGCCCGCGGCAAGCCCGACACGATGACGATTCGGCTGCCGCACCGACGTTCGGAATCCGACGGTCTGCGCTATCGAATCGGCTTCACTGTTGACATCGTCGACTACAGCTCGCGCCCGAGCGACCAACAACGCATCGCACAGCAGCGACTTCTCGCGCTGCTTCAGCGATTCACACAGCACACGGGGGTCGCCGTCGAACCGGGATACTTTCAAGCCACCGGCGACGGGTTCAACAGCTTTCTCCCGGATATCGACGCGGTCACAGCCATGCGACACCTGGTGTGCACAATGCCTCACCTCCTCGGCGAGGACAACCTTCAGCACGCCGACCAGATCAAATTGAGAATGGCGATCGACGTCGGCCCGGTCGAGCCAAGCGAGCTGGGATTCGCCGGCCCGACCGTCATCCGATTCTGTCGGATGGCGAACAGTGAGCCGGCGCGCGAGGCAATGGGTGAACCGGACACCACCATGGCAATCGTCGTGTCGGACACGCTCTACGACGACATAGTGCGGCAGCACGGCGACCTGTCCGAGCTGCCGTTCACGCGGCACGACGTAGTCGTGAAGACCTATCAGGCGACGGCCTACCTGCTCAGCCACAAGTCCTGAGGTCACCTGCGGCGACTCTGGTCCGAACGCTGGCCGTGGGACACACTTGACCGGTGGCCGACACCGATGACGCCTGGAAGGCGCTGCTCCAGACCAACGATTGGATCAAGGTCGCCGACGCCAAGGCCGCGGCCACGCTCGCCGCGAGCGGAGTGCTCGGCACCGTGCTCGTCCGATCCGCGCCAGGACAGAACGCCTGGCGCCAAGAGCCCTGGCTAGCCAGCCTAGCCATACTGAGCCTGATTCTCACGGTGATCAGCACCTTTGTCGCACTTCGCGTATTTGCGCCACGAATTCGCACGGGCGAACCTCGTTCACTGATGTACTTCGACCACATCGCGCGCCGATATCCGAAAGCATTGGACTTCAAACACGCTTTTATTGGCATGCTTGATCGCGACGGTCTGATGCGCGAGTCGATTACTGAGCAGCTGTGGGCCAACAGCCGAGTGGCTCGCCGAAAGTTCAAGCAAGTCGCATTCGCGATCTGGTCGCTTGGCGGCGCGTTGGCCACACAGGTGGCAGCAGGATTGGCGCACGCATTACTAGGTCCGTGACGGAGCGCCGACGGTCTCTTTGCGCAAGATCTCCGTGACACGCTGGGTCTTCTCCGGCAACGGCGCCGAGGCGTCCCGCGAGGTGGGGACTGCCCGCGAGGTCATTCACACCGGCTCACAACACGGCCCGCCCTGCCAGGCATTTCCCGCCTCATCGGTGTGCCCCCACAGTGAGCAGGACTGCGGAGTCCTCGAGGGCATCGAGAGTGTGGCGTGCAGGGCTGCTCCGCGGTGGTCCAGCCACGGCTGGTGGAGTCCTAGGCCGCCGGGGGGATCGGAGCACCTGGGCAGGTGGCGTTGGAGGTCTTGCCGGTGTCGAAGAACTCGACCGCTTTCGAGGCGCACGGCAGGATTGACAGTGAGCCGTGCATGTCGTCCTCGACGGTGAGGAGCGGGCCGCCGATGTGGGCGCGCATGTCGTGGGCCCACGGTAGCGGCGTGACCGACTCGTAGGCGTGACCCACGAGCTGCAGTGGGCTCTTACCCGGCTTGAAGTGCCACGTGGTGGCGGGCAACGGCCAGCCGACGCAGTAGCCGTCGTAGGAGCCGTGACTGCCGGCGACCGGGAGTTCGGCGGACAGCGCGAGGTGGTTGCGCCAGTGCGCTTCGAAGTCGCGGGGACCGCTTGATTCGTTGCAGATCAACGCGTTCTGCTGGTCCGGGTCGAACGCCGGGTTCGGGTCGTCCCAGCCGAAGCCGGAGCGGGTGGACACGGCCGTACTGGGCACCTTGCCGCCGGAGCGGAGCTTCACCA
Proteins encoded in this region:
- a CDS encoding ATP-binding protein, which produces MKLLTDYNDCTLLFLLSRARSPTSATSFFDVSQFPTAQARADAGHFSITSDVSLLSAREVSTFLDYSLAISVMRGATEAEIDDVFARINTYGHQLSDQERRQAGVQDEFSTLVRELACEIRGDASSEILDLAQMPSISIDLPMTKHGYEVIADEVFWVNQGVLRSTDLRDSMDEQCLADIAACIVGGQMIDRAKDALDRAYQSGSAENSRLVDALDVYGAERLKDELKYCIDELLAVCDAGGSRKLRSIIFAKASTNAFPAVFTVLMVALHEALIGEQKKIADYKGVKSAITGLYSRIDTSRRATSPEERRKNLNTIKGLINSSLVPGSPQDYRGNHSSTDIDVVIRRSEIELPSYELKQGILRLDTNRELDRSVFEKVIETICAIANNGPNRSGSIVIGVTDKEADATRAKLLDKIEPRRVGRRYVVGVRREAAALNETVETYLARWKNSIRNSKLSQPLRDSILSSIDYNDYYGLGIIVITVPPQAELSYVNEEVFWREVDETKKAIEPRTVAQLARRFS
- a CDS encoding CHAT domain-containing protein; translation: MSHADSARRAVDLYRRYLATNELAALRESVELLRRAVRAPEPKLSWVANLGAGLILLFERVDDLDLLFEGVAACRQVVALAPGDPTYLSNLAAALEMMYWHTSDSEVLDDAVRVAREAVAATPDHDRSRMMRLSNLSNSLRTQYVRTGDEATIREAVDVGERAVSMLDGPGDDASRLLSNLANATWDLATHNSDVEMLAAAVSTFQKALDATPESHPNRPDVMSNLALRRAAAAVDLAGVEAGVALARQALEWTDEQTPDRAHNEACLASTLRSHFNFTGEVSSLAEAAGLARSAMLRTRNDHKNLANRLVEYGTALRVLHERTHELALAEQAVEAIDMALTITSVEEPAHVDHLVNTANAVLALYERTDDVEHARRAVELCRQAVGELDADHPKLRWVLTHAIAPMVALASETNDEALFAEAVAVGRRVAAVPDDDPEASSASSNAAHALRRRYAHTDDQDDAREAAMYARRAANLIPPGSPHRPSALINLGAAQLDADLLDDARATFTEATTAPAATLLNRIHAWWRLGRIESKADRPNAAVAAFEEAIALLPQLSRRRLARGDHEFSVGQTTGLAAEAAAAAVRADRFDHAVKLSEQARALLIAETLDARSDLRTLREHHPDLHREYQRLRDALDAVDHPVIGDPVAGDYVAAPPSVRREELVTRWRDLVEHIRSNTELRTFLLPPESQVGKGPVVITYATRSEGGALVLHPGRPVDHIPLNITDIAAAEQSDRFEERCLAAARATSYADRKAALDDMHGVLRWLWDNVTQPVLDHLGLSQPSDKHWPRVWWCPISAMSSLPLHAAGYHEDGLRRTVMDRVVSSYTTTLRTHARTPSPWAEDRALIVAMPTTPGKEPLRSATAEADTIVRLIPGATHLIDKTATHNAVVDAIPRHSIVHIASHAVGDPRDPSASHLVLYDHATAPLTVAEISDLDLPHADLAFLSACNTTDTAPRLIDEAVHITGSFHLAGYRHVIGTLTPVNATAGRVAAAVYGQLTQDGATAPATADTALALHNAVRSVREDHVDAPHTWAAWIHVGI
- a CDS encoding Pycsar system effector family protein, with amino-acid sequence MADTDDAWKALLQTNDWIKVADAKAAATLAASGVLGTVLVRSAPGQNAWRQEPWLASLAILSLILTVISTFVALRVFAPRIRTGEPRSLMYFDHIARRYPKALDFKHAFIGMLDRDGLMRESITEQLWANSRVARRKFKQVAFAIWSLGGALATQVAAGLAHALLGP
- a CDS encoding alpha/beta hydrolase, yielding MSTRSGFGWDDPNPAFDPDQQNALICNESSGPRDFEAHWRNHLALSAELPVAGSHGSYDGYCVGWPLPATTWHFKPGKSPLQLVGHAYESVTPLPWAHDMRAHIGGPLLTVEDDMHGSLSILPCASKAVEFFDTGKTSNATCPGAPIPPAA